Proteins encoded in a region of the Onthophagus taurus isolate NC chromosome 10, IU_Otau_3.0, whole genome shotgun sequence genome:
- the LOC111416615 gene encoding RNA-binding protein 7 produces MENEDQRTIFCGNLSTRVTEELLYELFLQVAPLEKVKIPVDRDGRPGSYGFVTCRHVQSVPYAIRLLNGTALFDRRLNLKPRTPQNSQQQNHPTVPSQVKTPQRNLQEMVLTGQFLVSNSSKHSYGEYSPVARRQYDRKDHRRGHRYDHHENRHGNYGNQGSYNRRRLRMNN; encoded by the coding sequence ATGGAAAACGAAGACCAAAGAACGATTTTCTGCGGAAACCTTTCCACCCGTGTTACCGAAGAGCTTCTCTACGAGTTATTTCTTCAAGTAGCCCCAttagaaaaagtgaaaatccCCGTTGATAGAGATGGTAGACCAGGAAGTTATGGATTTGTAACTTGCAGACATGTCCAATCCGTTCCCTACGCAATAAGGCTATTAAACGGGACCGCACTTTTCGATcgaagattaaatttaaaaccgaGAACACCCCAAAACTCTCAACAACAAAATCACCCAACGGTACCTTCCCAAGTGAAAACACCTCAAAGGAACTTACAGGAGATGGTTTTAACTGGTCAATTCCTTGTTAGTAATAGTAGCAAGCATTCTTATGGGGAGTATTCGCCAGTTGCAAGGCGTCAATATGATCGGAAAGATCATCGAAGAGGTCACAGATATGATCATCACGAAAATAGACATGGCAATTACGGGAATCAAGGAAGTTATAATCGGAGGAGATTAagaatgaataattaa
- the LOC111416614 gene encoding chromatin assembly factor 1 subunit B has translation MKCVIPEISWHNREPVLCIDVNPINVENLYRIATGGADYHVVVWTGKVNSVGSVHVQVECDITRHQKSVNSVRWAPDGSMLASADDDGIIFVWVPKIDPDEPKKVSYLALKTLRGHKEDVYDICWSPKSDKIVSGSIDNTAILWDVSKGKWDHIFVDHKGFVQGVCFDPKGQYFATLSSDRYCRIIDVSTKQVKSKIIKGLLPVPETNPLYNKEVKYFHDDTFKSFFRRFGFSPDGNLFITPSGFVEAEENRLNFKCAYLFTLHSPEPVGVFRFENSSTLAAKFCPILYELTDIGPKPAVNLPYRMIFAVATETDLFLFDTQQRFPFARLKNVHYTRITDLSWSSDGLLLVASSSDGFCTLLSFMEGELGDVYQKEEEVIEEEKENEVLNVTALDELEPMEVDEVKKAESEEKKSTFLVQWANKATNTNKSEEKINVLTVRRAPRVENESKKNEVIEITDSPVKNATNSTTFEVITPKRVKTTLNIVEDIKKTENSNKINKKAKKDQVKSSPLLKYFKSPGETPKTKPILEDTEARDAWKCDGDKNTLKNVLESKKESVHEEISEFTVPDLDLKLETSISHLTSLNQKINAEIEENNEIEDENNEIGEFNEVEDVKMSKVDKEIKEIREEVAKTDKEIEELKADIAQIDKEISNARTPRRIALITISSPKTSRHINKKVIIKKDGNDE, from the exons ATGAAGTGTGTTATCCCCGAAATTTCTTGGCACAACCGCGAACCAGTATTATGTATCGATGTAAATCCTATAAATGTAGAAAATCTTTATAGAATAGCAACAGGTGGTGCGGATTATCATGTTGTG gtTTGGACGGGGAAGGTTAATTCGGTAGGGTCCGTTCACGTTCAGGTGGAATGTGATATAACTCGTCACCAAAAATCTGTTAACTCCGTTCGATGGGCACCTGATGGATCTATGTTAGCAAGTGCTGATGATGATggcattatttttgtttgggtACCAAAAATAGATCCGGatgaacctaaaaaagtttctTATTTAGCTCTGaag acgtTAAGAGGCCACAAAGAAGATGTTTATGATATTTGTTGGTCACCAAAAAGCGATAAAATCGTCAGTGGGTCTATTGATAACACTGCAATACTTTGGGATGTCTCAAAAGGAAAATGGGACCACATTTTCGTTGATCACAAAGGATTTGTGCAG gGTGTTTGCTTTGATCCGAAAGGTCAATATTTTGCTACATTGAGTAGTGATCGTTATTGCCGTATAATCGATGTGTCAACAAAGCaggttaaatcaaaaataattaaaggaTTACTTCCGGTGCCAGAAACAAATCCTTTATACaataaagaagttaaatattttcatgatGACACATTTAAGAGCTTTTTTCGACGATTTGGTTTTAGTCCTGatggaaatttatttattacaccgTCTGGGTTTGTTGAAGCTGAAGAAAATAGgttaaactttaaatgcgcttatttatttacattacaTAGTCCAGA ACCAGTAGGGGTATTTCGATTTGAGAATTCCTCTACGTTAGCTGCTAAATTTTGTCCTATTCTCTATGAATTAACTGATATAGGTCCCAAGCCGGCTGTAAACCTTCCATATCGCATGATTTTTGCAGTTGCCACCGAAACAGATTTGTTTTTATTCGATACACAGCAACGATTTCCATTCGCGCGATTAAAAAACGTTCATTACACTCGAATTACCGATTTGAGTTGGTCTTCTGATGGACTCCTCTTGGTTGCGTCATCATCTGATGGTTTTTGTACGTTACTTTCGTTTATGGAAGGAGAACTCGGCGATGTTTATCAAAAAGAAGAGGAagttattgaagaagaaaaagaaaatgaggttTTAAATGTAACCGCACTTGACGAATTAGAACCAATGGAAGTAGATGAAGTAAAAAAAGCTGAAagcgaagaaaaaaaatcgacgTTTTTAGTGCAGTGGGCTAATAAAGCCACTAATACTAATAAATCGGAAGAAAAGATTAATGTTTTAACCGTTCGGAGGGCGCCGAGGGTagaaaatgaatcaaaaaagaatGAGGTGATTGAAATAACAGATTCACCGGTGAAAAACGCAACTAATTCCACTACTTTTGAAGTTATTACACCAAAAAGGgttaaaacaactttaaatatcgttgaagatataaaaaagaccgaaaattcaaataaaattaataaaaaagctaAAAAAGATCAAGTAAAATCTAGTCctttactaaaatattttaaatctccCGGCGAAACGCCAAAAACGAAACCGATTTTGGAAGATACTGAAGCTAGAGATGCCTGGAAATGTGACggtgataaaaatactttgaaaaatgtgctagaatcaaaaaaagaatccgTCCATGAAGAAATTAGCGAATTTACTGTTCCCGATTTAGATTTAAAGTTAGAAACGTCTATTTCACATTTAACgagtttaaatcaaaaaataaatgcgGAAATAGAAGAGAATAATGAAATAGAAGACGAAAATAACGAAATAGGAGAATTTAATGAAGTTGAAGATGTGAAAATGAGTAAAGtggataaagaaattaaagaaataagagAAGAAGTTGCTAAAACAGATAAAGAGATTGAAGAATTAAAAGCGGACATAGCACAAATAGACAAAGAAATATCTAATGCTAGAACACCTCGAAGAATTGCGTTGATCACGATATCCAGTCCGAAAACTTCAAgacatataaataaaaaagtaataattaaaaaggacGGGAATgatgaataa
- the LOC111416616 gene encoding endoplasmic reticulum lectin 1, with protein sequence MMKLQYWLCFYFVVPTLSHEKGFDDTVLFLLNWPGESFEPDPSLKHIVVSTSHEEKYKCYLPNVQEPEVSSVDKYEGPSPLELVAPLFSQNTCLYRLESYWTYELCHGNFIRQYHEDREGKKVKLQEYVLGKWDKNHYQILLDRWNDLSDEEKNISPPTKKVDGINLPYYAVNMENGTLCELNNNKPRETKVMYVCYVHGKHEIYSLKETSTCQYEIVVLSPLLCLHPKYKPQETEENQINCVPLDGSPKKPYNLIKMKHESNKLRRKADVEPIRVEIYPLDLKDKEETVKETTPIDTSPVENFLSGKNCLHGGTGWWKYEFCYGKSVEQYHMERDKTKTSISLGFFDKKKHIEWINAHPNKKPKPVAVRTQLSHFYSGGNVCDKTGKPRQTEVRLKCLENASSSNAVSLYLLEPKYCEYILGVESPLICDILANANEYGLVENIKNDDDDDIPTINFKV encoded by the coding sequence atgatgaaaCTGCAATATTGgttgtgtttttattttgttgtgcCTACTTTAAGTCATGAGAAAGGTTTTGATGATACGGttcttttccttttaaatTGGCCGGGTGAATCTTTTGAACCAGATCCAAGTCTTAAACATATCGTTGTAAGCACTTCCcacgaagaaaaatataagtGTTATTTACCTAATGTGCAAGAGCCGGAAGTCTCCTCAGTTGATAAATATGAAGGTCCATCGCCTTTAGAGTTAGTAGCCCCATTATTTTCACAAAACACATGTTTGTATCGATTGGAATCTTATTGGACTTACGAGTTGTGTCATGGAAATTTTATACGACAATATCATGAGGATAGGGaaggaaaaaaagttaaactgCAAGAATATGTTTTGGGAAAATGGGATAAAAATCattatcaaatattattaGATCGCTGGAACGATTTATcggatgaagaaaaaaatatttcacctCCCACTAAAAAAGTGGATGGAATCAATTTACCTTACTATGCTGTTAACATGGAAAATGGTACATTATgcgaattaaataataataaaccaagaGAAACTAAAGTGATGTACGTTTGTTATGTTCATGGAAAACAtgaaatttattcattaaaagaAACTTCAACATGTCAATATGAAATAGTCGTTTTAAGTCCACTTTTATGCTTGCACCCAAAATATAAACCACAAGAAACTGAAGAAAATCAAATCAATTGTGTACCATTGGATGGAAGTCCAAAAAAACCATAcaacttaattaaaatgaaacatgaaagtaataaattaagaagaaAAGCTGATGTAGAACCGATTAGAGTTGAAATTTATCCATTAGATCTAAAAGATAAGGAGGAAACTGTTAAAGAAACCACCCCAATTGATACATCACCcgtagaaaattttttatcagGGAAAAATTGTTTGCACGGCGGAACCGGTTGGTGGAAATATGAATTTTGTTATGGAAAATCTGTTGAACAGTATCATATGGAGAGggataaaacaaaaacttcaATCAGTTtaggattttttgataaaaagaaGCATATAGAGTGGATCAATGCCCATCCCAATAAAAAACCTAAGCCTGTAGCGGTTCGTACACAACTCTCTCACTTTTATTCCGGCGGAAATGTTTGTGATAAAACCGGAAAACCAAGACAAACAGAAGTTCGATTAAAATGTTTAGAGAATGCATCGAGTTCAAACGCcgtttctttatatttattagaaCCTAAATACTGTGAGTACATTTTAGGTGTTGAATCACCGTTAATTTGCGATATTTTGGCGAATGCTAACGAGTACGGTTTGGTAGAGAACATTAAAAACGACGATGACGATGATATTcctacaattaattttaaagtttaa
- the LOC139431596 gene encoding activin receptor type-2B-like: protein MSVSIVFILILNISWSLSNPKATNYVQPLTTTQCEEYQKECQENCSTTENCTAPEDGKRNHCYVLWEMNANNTPNVHMKGCFLNNEKCFDQERCVSKEHSKMLYCCCEGDYCNKEFFWEPSPTTTTPVAGVESPLICDILANANEYGLVENIKNDDDDDIPTINFKV, encoded by the exons ATGTCCGTTTCGATagttttcatcttaattttaa ATATATCATGGTCCCTTAGTAACCCTAAAGCCACGAATTACGTCCAACCACTAACCACAACCCAATGTGAAGAATACCAAAAAGAATGTCAGGAAAATTGCTCCACAACTGAAAATTGTACCGCTCCAGAAGATGGGAAAAGAAATCACTGTTATGTGTTATGGGAAATGAATGCTAATAATACTCCCAATGTACATATGAAAGgatgttttttaaacaatgaGAAATGTTTCGATCAGGAAAGATGTGTTTCAAAAGaacattcaaaaatgttgtattGTTGTTGTGAAGGGGATTATTGTAATAAAGAGTTCTTTTGGGAGCCTTctccaacaacaacaacaccAGTCGCAG GTGTTGAATCACCGTTAATTTGCGATATTTTGGCGAATGCTAACGAGTACGGTTTGGTAGAGAACATTAAAAACGACGATGACGATGATATTcctacaattaattttaaagtttaa